The following nucleotide sequence is from Natronosalvus caseinilyticus.
TCAACAGGAGGCTGTTCCCGACGATTTCGACCGTCTTGGGTCGAACGAGCAGGCTCCAGGCGCGACCCCCGTCGATCCTGGTGGCTTCGACCAGGAGCCACGAGAGCGGAAACAGCAGGGTCGCCGCGATCGCCGCGACGAGGGCCGTCAACCCCAGCGGGAGCTCCTCGTCGGCAGAAATTCGGCGGACGATCGACGGGCGTGACATCTGCAGGTACGCGACTCTCGAGTCCCGGCGTATTTGCCGGTGTCGTTTGCTGGCCACTCCGGTTTCAACGGGTATAAGTTTTAGGTGTGCCTAACTCGCGGTGATGGACCTGACGCGACGGGACGCCGTGGCCGCCCTCGCGGCGCTAGGCGTCGGTGGGGGAGCCGCCGCGACCTTCCGGTACGGCCGCTCGAGGGAAGGGGCGACGGACGCGAACGCTGTCGACGAGGAGCGCATCCGAGCGACGCTGGTCGCTGCCGCCGACGTTCTCTACCCCTCAGCAATCGACGGCGTCGAACCGTTCGTCGAGACCTTCCTGGAGGGACGACTGGCCGACCCCGACCACGCGGTAGCGATGGACGAGACCGTCGCGAAACTCGAGGAGTTGTCCGAGTCGTGGCACGACGCTCGATTCGTCGCGCTGTCGGTCGCGGACCGTGACCGATTCCTCCGCGAACTCGGGGCGGACGCCGCCTCAGAAGCGCCGGAGGGCACGACCGCCGAGCGAGTTCGGTACTACGTCGTCAACGAGCTTCTGCTCGCGCTGTACGCGTCGCCGACCGGCGGCGAACTGGTCGGCCTCGAGAATCCTCAGGGGCACGCGGGCGGAATCGACACCTATCAGCGGGGGCCAGACTCGTGAGCTGGAGTCGGCCACCCGCAGAGGCGACGAACGAGTCGGTCGGATCCGGCGACCGG
It contains:
- a CDS encoding gluconate 2-dehydrogenase subunit 3 family protein — its product is MDLTRRDAVAALAALGVGGGAAATFRYGRSREGATDANAVDEERIRATLVAAADVLYPSAIDGVEPFVETFLEGRLADPDHAVAMDETVAKLEELSESWHDARFVALSVADRDRFLRELGADAASEAPEGTTAERVRYYVVNELLLALYASPTGGELVGLENPQGHAGGIDTYQRGPDS